A single region of the Zootoca vivipara chromosome 2, rZooViv1.1, whole genome shotgun sequence genome encodes:
- the LOC132591695 gene encoding uncharacterized protein LOC132591695 translates to MATDSSFSPFKPASGDWEGYAARFNFLLQAKEVTNDAMKRATFFSVCGEETFEIARALLAPRDVATVSYKTIMERLKEHFSPQPSVVACRNAFYAKRQAPGETITGFVTSLRQAARLCNFSELENMLRDRLVGGLRDEMLQRRLYAKKDLTFQIALEEALATEAAERSTQEARPAPPSQPRVYHEDLTDESESDREEVHRVQRRTQAAHTPQQPRREGGNCASCGENHERRTCRFRNAECRQCRKLGHIARVCRARLTRRQASDDRPRSPRSHGTMHQGNSTEITDYQVFQLPHPSTEKIYIEVQIEGAPCRMELDTGSTLSIISARTLRELCPNGGPKLRPAPFTLRDFQKRKVPTMGVGTFRVQYRGRKQQLDLLVVKGPYVSLLGLAWFGPLGLAVTGVNRTSLQVDVDAICKEFPGVFDGALGRYTGPPIALQLDPAVRPIRHKARRVPFALKPRIDEELDRLVEQGVLEPVPNAPWETPIVTPVKPNGSVRICADYKCTINKALTAHAYPVPVVSHVLATLAGSKNLWQTGLGPSVSTVACGRSHSRGSDDCDAQRGIQS, encoded by the coding sequence atggcaaccgacagcagcttctcgccattcaaaccagcatcaggagactgggaagggtacgccgcccgtttcaacttcctcctgcaagcgaaagaagtcaccaacgatgccatgaagagggcgacattcttcagcgtctgtggagaggagacgtttgaaatcgcccgggctctccttgcacctagagatgtcgctaccgtctcttacaaaacaataatggaacggctgaaggagcacttctcaccacagccctcggtggtagcttgccgaaatgccttctacgcaaagcggcaagccccaggggaaaccataactgggtttgtgacctccctccgccaagccgcccggttatgcaacttctcagaattggagaacatgcttcgtgaccgcctcgtcggtggcctgagggacgagatgttgcaacgacgcctctacgccaaaaaagacctcacgttccagattgctctggaggaagccctggcaaccgaagccgccgagaggtcaacgcaagaggcacgaccggccccgccatcccaaccgagggtctaccacgaagacctcaccgacgaatccgaatctgacagggaggaagtacaccgagtacagcggcgcactcaagcagcacacacaccacagcagcctcgacgagaaggagggaactgtgcaagctgcggggagaaccacgagaggaggacctgtcgtttccgcaacgcagagtgcaggcagtgcagaaaattgggacacatcgcccgggtgtgtcgggctcgactcacccgtcgacaagcatcagatgaccgacccaggagccccaggtcacacggcaccatgcaccaaggcaactcgacggagatcacggactaccaggtattccagttgccccatcccagcacagagaaaatttatatagaggtacagatagagggagccccatgccgcatggagctggacacgggttcaactctatccataatctcggcccgaacattaagggaactgtgccctaatgggggtcccaaactaaggccggccccattcaccctccgggacttccagaaacgtaaggtccctactatgggggtggggaccttcagggtgcaatatcgagggcgaaagcaacaattggacttgctggtagttaagggcccctacgttagcttactgggactggcatggtttggacctctggggctagccgttaccggggtgaaccgcactagcttacaagtggacgtggacgccatatgcaaagagtttccaggggttttcgatggggcattgggacgatatacaggaccccccattgccctacagctggaccccgctgtacgacccatcaggcacaaggcccgccgggtcccgttcgccctgaaaccccgcatagacgaggaattggaccggctcgtggagcaaggagtgctggagccggtgcccaacgccccctgggaaactccaattgtcacacccgtcaagcctaacggttcggtccgcatctgtgcagactacaaatgcaccataaacaaggctctcacggcccatgcatacccagtgccagtggtcagccatgtcctcgccaccctggct